In Prosthecochloris marina, the sequence GCGAAAAAACTTTTTTGCTTGCTGTCAGCGCGCCCTCCGATCAGCAATCACCCATGCTCAACCGAAGCCCCCGGAAATGGAGGCCACCCCATTCTTTCCCCACCGATAAGATGACCGTGAATGTGAAAAACGCTCTGTAGAGAATCCGGGCCGGTATTGAAGACAAGCCGGTAGCCTGATTCCCCAATTCCAGCCTCTTTCGCAACAACCTTCGCGGCCTGCATGATCTGCCCGGCAATGATGGTATCCTCGTCTCCGACGAGGTCATTCAGGGATGCAATATGCTTTAAAGGGAT encodes:
- a CDS encoding histidine triad nucleotide-binding protein: MANSDPNCLFCKIVSGDIPADIVYRNEHVLAFRDINPAAPQHLLIIPLKHIASLNDLVGDEDTIIAGQIMQAAKVVAKEAGIGESGYRLVFNTGPDSLQSVFHIHGHLIGGERMGWPPFPGASVEHG